The sequence TCCTGGAAAAGGTCCACTATAGGGCGGCGTTCACTCCCTGCCCTTACCAACCCATCTCAGAGTAGGTCCTATCCTTCCTGCTTACTTATAGCTAAATTGTGAGATATTCTGGCTGGTGTCCTAATGCCTTCCTTCCTTGGTTCTTTTTGTCTGTAGCACTGTGCAGGACCATCAGTCCATCATTACCACAACAGGAGCGGCTGGAGAAACTGATGGAAGCCTCGATGAAGGTTAGATTTGCTTTCAGCCAAACAGTTGTGTGTCCATCTCTACACTTGTATTGTGTTTGATTTTAAAATGACATTCAAAATCCTTTTGCATGCCTGTCTTTAGCGCGCACTAGAAAGAACCCAGACGTTGTTACAGTCCACGCCAAATGCCTCACTGGAGACATTTAAGAAACAAGGTTAGTAGTACCGTACCTGCATATATTTTGTAGGTCTCATGGATAACAATTCTTGGTAAATCTACACGCGTCTTGGAGTATACTTTgtgatatatactgtataatgtCCATTTTCTTGATATTTAGCCGAGGACATGCAACCACAATGGTGCAGTTTGGCCGAAGAGCTGCGCAGTCCAAGGCCAGCTCAGCAGCTTTCATCGAGTAAAGAAAAGTAATTCCTTTTTAATGTATATATAAACATTCTGCAGCCAGCGTGTTTCCTGTACAGATGTTTCTGTCATTGGTTGTTAACCGATGACTTGTTTATTTCTGGTCTTCATTCCTAGTAATCCTGCCATGCAGCCAGCCCTGGAACAAAAGCGCAGTGATATCCACAGGCAGGTTTTTCTTCCTTAAGGATACGCCTCggttgctgttttttttatgttaacgCTAATGTTAGTATTTTTTCCGTGAGAATATTTGAACTTGTTTATCCACCATCGCCGTGCTCTAGGTTACAGGCGGAGATCAATTCTTGGACAGCTCTGCTGTCCAAACACCGGATTAAAGCGGAGGCCTTGGCAAGGTTTGAATGTTAATATATATGCCTGTACTCCCAGTGCTGAAATACCTCATCTGTGCCAATTATCATGATTTAGGACGTTAAACTACACTTTAATCCAACATTAGTAGAGATACTGAAGAAATGTACCATTTCACTACACTGTCTTTTTCTGAAGCATTCTGCCTCTTCCCAAGCGAACCCACTGTGTCAATGACGTGTCGGTGTGTAACGTTACACCCTGTTCCAACCTGTGTACTCTTTTGTCTACACCGCCACAGCAAGGTGGAGCAGGGCCAGCAGAGCAGTGTAACCCTAGACACCGCATCACTGTCCCAGTCCTCTCAGTGGCAGCTCATCCAGCGGAAACCAGACTACCACTCAGTGCTGTCTAGACAGCAGCCTGCACTGCACACGATATATTTGGTGGTATGTTGTATACATTTCAGATCAGATGTCGTGCCGATAACAATGTGGATACAATTTGAGACTCTCAGGCAGGCAGTTCTCTAATTTGTTTTCCGGAACAACGTTGGTAAGTGTGAATAATACACACAGGAGGTTTATTCACCTCCCAATAAGGATTAATTACCATATGTTTTAGTCCACGTATTTGTGGAACTGAATTGATCTTTTCCTTTCTTCTTGACAGATGAAATCCCAGTGTCAAATGGTGAGAGGGCTTCTCTCCATTGAGAAGCACTCGCAGTTGGTGGTGAAGGTTACCAGTAGGAGCTTAGGTATTCAGATTTCTGTGTTATTGGTTATTTATGCCAATATTTTGATCTGTGTTCCATTTTTCTTTGGCACAATGCTTTACAAATGGTTTCCTCTTTCAGCGGCCGAAGAAGGGCTTCTGGACCTTTCACCTGACTTGATCAGAGATCTTGTGGCAGTGCCTTTCTCCTCATCTTAGGTCCCCTTGGCTAAAAGGCAACTGGACCGGCCCATCTTCCTACACGCTCCCTGAGGTTTATTCCCCACAGTTGTGCTGTGGTTTTTGTCACTTAATTAATATGTATATACCCTGTATGATTCTGTGACCTTTGCTTTATGGCATTTTTAATCCGAACCACCAGGTGGCAATGCT comes from Gadus macrocephalus chromosome 2, ASM3116895v1 and encodes:
- the LOC132446538 gene encoding kinetochore-associated protein DSN1 homolog isoform X1; the protein is MADVEMETKQDSSCCGATVPGGNEAMIIDKMVKRAPPLSPIPGLPHKSRRTHSPTPSSAAIPDTTEEATITENGMAEESMKGSVPIEAPSLSPSSRRKSWKRSTIGRRSLPALTNPSQTLCRTISPSLPQQERLEKLMEASMKRALERTQTLLQSTPNASLETFKKQAEDMQPQWCSLAEELRSPRPAQQLSSSKENNPAMQPALEQKRSDIHRLQAEINSWTALLSKHRIKAEALASKVEQGQQSSVTLDTASLSQSSQWQLIQRKPDYHSVLSRQQPALHTIYLVMKSQCQMVRGLLSIEKHSQLVVKVTSRSLAAEEGLLDLSPDLIRDLVAVPFSSS
- the LOC132446538 gene encoding kinetochore-associated protein DSN1 homolog isoform X3 — protein: MADVEMETKQDSSCCGATVPGGNEAMIIDKMVKRAPPLSPIPGLPHKSRRTHSPTPSSAAIPDTTEEATITENGMAEESMKGSVPIEAPSLSPSSRRKSWKRSTIGRRSLPALTNPSQTLCRTISPSLPQQERLEKLMEASMKRALERTQTLLQSTPNASLETFKKQAEDMQPQWCSLAEELRSPRPAQQLSSSKENNPAMQPALEQKRSDIHRLQAEINSWTALLSKHRIKAEALASKVEQGQQSSVTLDTASLSQSSQWQLIQRKPDYHSVLSRQQPALHTIYLVVCCIHFRSDVVPITMWIQFETLRQAVL
- the LOC132446538 gene encoding kinetochore-associated protein DSN1 homolog isoform X2; its protein translation is MADVEMETKQDSCCGATVPGGNEAMIIDKMVKRAPPLSPIPGLPHKSRRTHSPTPSSAAIPDTTEEATITENGMAEESMKGSVPIEAPSLSPSSRRKSWKRSTIGRRSLPALTNPSQTLCRTISPSLPQQERLEKLMEASMKRALERTQTLLQSTPNASLETFKKQAEDMQPQWCSLAEELRSPRPAQQLSSSKENNPAMQPALEQKRSDIHRLQAEINSWTALLSKHRIKAEALASKVEQGQQSSVTLDTASLSQSSQWQLIQRKPDYHSVLSRQQPALHTIYLVMKSQCQMVRGLLSIEKHSQLVVKVTSRSLAAEEGLLDLSPDLIRDLVAVPFSSS